In Drosophila pseudoobscura strain MV-25-SWS-2005 chromosome 4, UCI_Dpse_MV25, whole genome shotgun sequence, the following proteins share a genomic window:
- the Art8 gene encoding probable protein arginine N-methyltransferase 6, with protein MSNPYFDEYENLEVHELMLKDRPRQIAYCNAILGNKDIFKDKVVLDVGAGTGILSAFCAKAGARLVYAVEASNVATKVALDLMQDNGLTSIVKVIHSRVEELVLPVSSEKVDIIVSEWMGFYLLHEGMLGSVLLARDKFLKADGLMFPTECTIFVAPCSVPSLFDYWQNIDGIKMDSFAKKLRTQKSTRPEITQLDPKNLLHEGVVLHWMNLLDVDMAELEEVRFKDVVAAQRGGNHQGFCIWFEVLFPGNEAVFLSTSPFAPETHWKQCVVVLPQDACETVDEKSPIAFQISMTRSASDMRKYNLEVELLDPNIEEHPVPCSCHMTKCILTEAHLKTINTS; from the exons ATGTCTAATCCTTACTTCGATGAATACGAAAATTTAGAg GTCCATGAGCTAATGTTGAAAGATCGACCCCGGCAGATTGCATACTGCAATGCCATTCTGGGCAACAAAGACATATTTAAAGATAAAGTTGTATTAGATGTTGGTGCTGGTACTGGGATACTTTCAGCTTTCTGTGCAAAGGCAGGAGCTCGGTTGGTCTATGCCGTAGAAGCGTCTAACGTAGCTACAAAAGTTGCTTTGGATCTAATGCAAGATAATGGTTTAACAAGCATTGTTAAAGTTATTCACTCTAGAGTAGAAGAATTGGTCCTTCCTGTTTCATCTGAGAAAGTTGATATTATTGTTTCCGAATGGATGGGGTTTTATTTACTCCATGAAGGTATGCTCGGTTCAGTTCTTCTGGCTAGGGACAAATTTCTGAAAGCAGATGGATTAATGTTTCCCACAGAGTGCACGATTTTTGTGGCACCTTGCTCTGTTCCATCTCTGTTTGATTATTGGCAGAATATTGATGGTATAAAAATGGATAGTTTTGCTAAAAAGCTGAGAACGCAAAAGTCGACTAGGCCAGAGATTACACAGTTGGATCCTAAAAATTTGCTACACGAGGGTGTCGTTCTTCATTGGATGAACTTGCTCGATGTGGATATGGCTGAACTTGAGGAAGTTCGTTTTAAGGATGTCGTTGCGGCACAAAGAGGGGGAAACCATCAAGGATTTTGCATTTGGTTTGAGGTGCTATTTCCAGGCAATGAAGCCGTGTTTCTTAGCACATCTCCTTTCGCCCCGGAAACGCATTGGAAGCAGTGTGTAGTAGTTCTACCACAAGACGCTTGCGAAACTGTTGATGAAAAATCACCAATAGCATTTCAAATCTCTATGACGCGCAGCGCAAGTGACATGCGGAAGTACAATTTGGAAGTCGAGCTTCTCGATCCGAATATCGAAGAACACCCCGTGCCATGTTCCTGCCATATGACTAAATGTATACTTACTGAAGCACACTTAAAAACTATAAATACATCGTGA
- the Nup154 gene encoding nuclear pore complex protein Nup154 isoform X2, translating into MSGLNDYDYQSLAYLKSDNAHNLKQLRTVTKSAIPNEILEHFKHVKCHCNMGLFPEIGRAWLTIDSEIYIWTYNQTRDVAYYDGLSHLIVSVGLVKPKPDVFVKDVMYLLVLTTPIEVIVLGVTFGENSYNEMQLMNRPIFVIGTDNVSISVIKGTDDGRIFLGGRDGCLYEVFYQAETSWFGKRCKKINLSQNLVSYMVPSFLKVFSEVDPIQTIAIDNSRRLLYILTENGSIEAWDIGSNYANVRRLSKITQSDITNKAVSLITTVDPSIFKAVRAICPLIEDESNKLHLVAVTQCGVRLYFSTTSLNTQQSFNATTPCPQTEYFGSGQPPLSAGVDAPKGLYLLHVRLPPGYTPNATTNKPREVHAAHYSEETMLMITTQQQDQDILWSVSSVPSVNHTYLVESTALESLDGIVWGLAEVHDPSRPLLNSPLYKARNPRRVALLTNQGTHIIELLKSPDILLQILLACNGPHHEEVKMFFQSQNKREACATCLLIATSEKYRGGDIALWATQAFMLYGGEPCFQNQKFSNANNRNLPNQTLSSNSAIGTERLPMFMSTPMQNKSTLPSTQYAAFQYNQHTSQAGILQSSQALGQENAAIVFSSKHDGLYLYVSRMLRSIWKLNCVDENFCTKLGPGDCASLLSDLRSLRSFLEVHSVHDISSSTRVPFDSQLDKTNGYTTMLMANSHLPMSDQRSMTEQAQVEEKRSLSALNLFVKHACEVISLWSILNSHSFQHLCLQLSPEHQKVLRCCTFRDLMLTRSEVCAFLIISLINLYLKDKTGVSEVSKNLRELCPNLYRHEDAVTYKATELLMSAKNCTSPVEKKQKLRTTLQMCKEAAPTLPLHSICQLFISVDFFEGVVELTAICASKSDPEEVGVHFYNNDEPPEDREGYSYFVTRMNYYKEVQLMLDHVYQATCNNTSIQDQTLPYYLCNTPGSNVDPGDSCNAEYKSKPSISKIAAQTLQIKDPLIHVTLYEWLLAHDMLTELLEVVEPTLGEFLRRSVTRNPDNVILTDLLWKYYEKNGYHSQAAKILDNLAMTRSENITLEQRIDYLVRAVMCMRNGNVGSSVTSGIFLKELEDKLEIARVQKAVLVDMTALAQKNPDATMAVKELNYSLYEITPLYQRFAEPFNLWECQLSILNCSHHNDPLLIESVWGNIISSLVEDPGSTQDRTNRLFSKIELLVREYAESGACFPFAFLIRELEIKACQLRMPEGTVPEKLVTMNLDLELILEYYSRMISMNERVWANEGNEWHLIQSAIRVVSLLADNAHAIWYRSKRRIIGKAQDIVAACLNICYQKPDTNRLQQSLKELQCRLQRLLG; encoded by the exons ATGAGTGGCCTAAATGATTACGACTACCAGAGCCTTGCATACTTAAAATCAGATAATGCACATAACCTAAAACAACTGCGAACTGTCACAAAATCTGCAATACCAAATGAAATTCTGGAACACTTTAAGC ATGTAAAATGTCATTGTAACATGGGGTTGTTTCCTGAAATTGGTCGCGCTTGGCTAACCATTGATTCTGAGATTTACATATGGACATATAATCAAACACGAGATGTTGCATACTATGATGGGTTAAGCCATTTGATTGTGAGCGTTGGATTGGTAAAGCCGAAGCCTGACGTCTTTGTGAAAGATGTTATGTATCTTTTAGTTTTGACGACACCTATAGAGGTAATTGTCTTGGGCGTCACATTTGGAGAGAATTCGTACAATGAAATGCAACTAATGAACAGGCCAATATTTGTGATTGGAACTGACAATGTATCAATCAGCGTCATAAAAGGAACAGACGACGGACGCATTTTTTTAGGTGGTCGTGATGGCTGCTTATATGAGGTGTTCTATCAGGCTGAAACTAGCTGGTTTGGAAAACGTTGCAAGAAGATAAACCTCTCCCAAAATCTCGTTTCTTACATGGTCCCGAGTTTTCTCAAAGTATTTTCG GAAGTTGATCCCATCCAGACTATTGCCATCGACAATAGTCGCAGACTGCTATATATTCTAACGGAAAATGGATCAATTGAGGCTTGGGATATCGGATCGAATTATGCAAATGTGCGAAGACTGTCTAAGATCACCCAAAGTGATATTACTAACAAAGCAGTCAGCTTGATTAC GACTGTTGACCCATCTATTTTTAAAGCTGTTAGGGCAATATGTCCCCTTATCGAAGATGAATCAAACAAGCTGCACCTTGTCGCTGTTACGCAGTGCGGCGTACGTCTGTATTTCTCCACCACATCGCTGAATACGCAACAGTCTTTTAACGCAACAACACCCTGCCCACAAACCGAATATTTCGGCAGTGGTCAGCCACCACTGTCAGCGGGAGTAGACGCGCCGAAGGGACTTTACTTACTCCATGTTCGACTTCCCCCGGGGTACACACCTAACGCAACAACCAATAAACCTAGGGAGGTACATGCAGCACACTACTCGGAGGAAACAATGTTAATGATTACGACTCAACAGCAAGATCAGGACATATTGTGGTCGGTTAGCTCTGTACCGTCAGTTAATCACACGTATCTCGTGGAATCAACAGCTCTGGAAAGCTTGGATGGCATTGTTTGGGGCTTAGCTGAGGTACACGATCCCTCTAGGCCTCTTCTTAATTCCCCTTTATACAAGGCACGCAACCCGCGCCGAGTCGCTTTGCTAACAAACCAAGGCACTCATATCATAGAGTTGCTAAAATCGCCAGACATACTGCTGCAGATCTTGTTGGCGTGCAATGGTCCGCATCATGAGGAAGTAAAAATGTTTTTCCAATCGCAAAATAAACGCGAGGCCTGTGCTACGTGTTTACTGATAGCCACTTCTGAAAAATATCGTGGTGGCGATATAGCGTTGTGGGCCACCCAGGCTTTTATGCTGTACGGCGGAGAACCATGCTTTCAAAATCAAAAGTTTTCGAATGCTAATAATCGTAACTTACCCAATCAAACATTGTCTTCGAATTCAGCCATAGGGACAGAGCGGTTGCCCATGTTCATGTCGACACCaatgcaaaataaatcaaCTCTCCCCTCTACGCAATATGCCGCATTTCAGTACAATCAGCATACAAGTCAAG CTGGGATTTTGCAGTCATCCCAGGCACTTGGTCAGGAAAATGCAGCGATAGTTTTTTCGTCAAAACATGACGGACTATACCTATATGTCTCCCGGATGTTGCGATCTATTTGGAAACTCAATTGTGTCGATGAAAATTTCTGCACCAAATTAGGTCCAGGCGATTGTGCATCCCTATTGTCCGACCTACGTTCATTGCGTAGTTTTCTGGAAGTGCATTCTGTGCATGATATTTCCT CCTCTACCCGAGTGCCTTTCGACAGTCAATTGGACAAAACGAATGGATACACAACAATGTTGATGGCCAACAGCCATTTGCCCATGTCGGATCAAAGGAGCATGACGGAGCAGGCTCAGGTTGAGGAAAAACGGTCGCTTTCAGCTTTGAACCTTTTTGTCA AGCATGCCTGTGAGGTCATATCCCTGTGGAGCATTCTGAATTCGCATTCATTTCAACACCTTTGTCTGCAGCTTAGTCCCGAGCACCAGAAGGTTCTGAGGTGTTGCACCTTTCGCGACTTGATGCTTACACGATCCGAAGTGTGCgcatttttaataatttcacTGATCAATCTATACCTCAAGGATAAAACTGGTGTATCGGAAGTATCAAAGAATTTACGTGAGCTATGCCCGAATCTGTATAGGCATGAGGATGCTGTTACATACAAGGCCACAGAGCTTCTAATGAGTGCTAAAAATTGCACCTCACCTGTGGAGAAGAAACAAAAGTTGAGAACAACGTTGCAAATGTGCAAGGAAGCGGCACCCACATTGCCGCTGCATAGCATTTGTCAACTTTTTATTTCCGTCGACTTTTTCGAGGGTGTAGTCGAACTGACAGCCATTTGTGCATCAAAGAGCGATCCTGAGGAAGTTGGAGTTCACTTCTATAACAACGACGAGCCGCCTGAAGACCGTGAAGGTTATTCATATTTTGTCACCCG GATGAACTATTACAAGGAGGTGCAACTTATGCTAGATCACGTCTACCAGGCTACCTGTAATAATACATCtattcaagatcaaacattacCGTATTATCTCTGCAACACTCCCGGATCTAATGTAGACCCTGGGGACAGCTGTAATGCTGAATACAAATCGAAGCCATCAATTTCAAAAATTGCTGCCCAGACTCTCCAAATAAAAGACCCTTTAATTCATGTAACTCTCTACGAATGGTTGCTCGCTCATGACATGTTAACTGAACTTTTGGAAGTGGTAGAGCCAACATTGGGAGAGTTTTTGCGCCGAAGTGTAACACGTAATCCGGATAATGTCATTTTAACCGATTTGCTTTGGAAGTATTATGAGAAGAATGGATACCATTCCCAGGCAGCAAAAATTTTGGATAATTTGGCAATGACACGCAGTGAAAACATAACTCTGGAACAACGCATTGACTATTTGGTTAGGGCCGTTATGTGTATGCGCAATGGGAACGTTGGCTCCTCTGTAACCAGTGGGATATTCTTAAAGGAACTAGAAGACAAG cTGGAAATAGCTCGAGTTCAAAAAGCGGTTCTTGTTGATATGACGGCGTTGGCACAAAAAAATCCAGACGCCACAATGGCCGTAAAAGAATTAAATTACTCACTATACGAAATCACACCATTATACCAGCGTTTTGCTGAGCCCTTTAATCTTTGGGAGTGCCAATTGTCGATACTTAATTGCTCCCATCACAACGATCCCTTGCTTATAGAGTCGGTGTGGGGTAACATAATCAGCAGCTTAGTAGAAGACCCAGGATCCACTCAGGACCGCACCAACAGGTTGTTCAGCAAAATTGAACTATTAGTGCGTGAATATGCTGAGTCGGGAGCTTGCTTCCCATTCGCTTTTTTGATAAGGGAGCTGGAAATTAAAGCTTGTCAGCTGCGTATGCCCGAAGGAACGGTCCCAGAAAAACTGGTAACCATGAACCTTGACCTGGAGTTAATTCTTGAATACTACTCAAG AATGATTTCAATGAATGAACGTGTCTGGGCAAATGAAGGCAACGAGTGGCACTTAATCCAATCCGCAATTCGTGTGGTATCTCTTCTTGCGGACAACGCCCATGCTATCTGGTACCGCTCAAA GAGACGAATTATTGGAAAGGCTCAGGACATAGTGGCTGCCTGCTTGAATATATGTTATCAGAAGCCAGACACAAATCGATTACAGCAGAGTCTTAAAGAGCTACAATGCAGATTGCAACGGCTGTTGGGTTAG
- the Nup154 gene encoding nuclear pore complex protein Nup154 isoform X1 has product MTATPAQFEFLSTAGNMLEWHDNLDRQKPGLLELTGVSQHGRPTMSGLNDYDYQSLAYLKSDNAHNLKQLRTVTKSAIPNEILEHFKHVKCHCNMGLFPEIGRAWLTIDSEIYIWTYNQTRDVAYYDGLSHLIVSVGLVKPKPDVFVKDVMYLLVLTTPIEVIVLGVTFGENSYNEMQLMNRPIFVIGTDNVSISVIKGTDDGRIFLGGRDGCLYEVFYQAETSWFGKRCKKINLSQNLVSYMVPSFLKVFSEVDPIQTIAIDNSRRLLYILTENGSIEAWDIGSNYANVRRLSKITQSDITNKAVSLITTVDPSIFKAVRAICPLIEDESNKLHLVAVTQCGVRLYFSTTSLNTQQSFNATTPCPQTEYFGSGQPPLSAGVDAPKGLYLLHVRLPPGYTPNATTNKPREVHAAHYSEETMLMITTQQQDQDILWSVSSVPSVNHTYLVESTALESLDGIVWGLAEVHDPSRPLLNSPLYKARNPRRVALLTNQGTHIIELLKSPDILLQILLACNGPHHEEVKMFFQSQNKREACATCLLIATSEKYRGGDIALWATQAFMLYGGEPCFQNQKFSNANNRNLPNQTLSSNSAIGTERLPMFMSTPMQNKSTLPSTQYAAFQYNQHTSQAGILQSSQALGQENAAIVFSSKHDGLYLYVSRMLRSIWKLNCVDENFCTKLGPGDCASLLSDLRSLRSFLEVHSVHDISSSTRVPFDSQLDKTNGYTTMLMANSHLPMSDQRSMTEQAQVEEKRSLSALNLFVKHACEVISLWSILNSHSFQHLCLQLSPEHQKVLRCCTFRDLMLTRSEVCAFLIISLINLYLKDKTGVSEVSKNLRELCPNLYRHEDAVTYKATELLMSAKNCTSPVEKKQKLRTTLQMCKEAAPTLPLHSICQLFISVDFFEGVVELTAICASKSDPEEVGVHFYNNDEPPEDREGYSYFVTRMNYYKEVQLMLDHVYQATCNNTSIQDQTLPYYLCNTPGSNVDPGDSCNAEYKSKPSISKIAAQTLQIKDPLIHVTLYEWLLAHDMLTELLEVVEPTLGEFLRRSVTRNPDNVILTDLLWKYYEKNGYHSQAAKILDNLAMTRSENITLEQRIDYLVRAVMCMRNGNVGSSVTSGIFLKELEDKLEIARVQKAVLVDMTALAQKNPDATMAVKELNYSLYEITPLYQRFAEPFNLWECQLSILNCSHHNDPLLIESVWGNIISSLVEDPGSTQDRTNRLFSKIELLVREYAESGACFPFAFLIRELEIKACQLRMPEGTVPEKLVTMNLDLELILEYYSRMISMNERVWANEGNEWHLIQSAIRVVSLLADNAHAIWYRSKRRIIGKAQDIVAACLNICYQKPDTNRLQQSLKELQCRLQRLLG; this is encoded by the exons atgacTGCTACGCCCGCGCAGTTTGAATTTTTATCAACTGCAGGAAATATGCTGGAGTGGCACGATAATCTCGACAGACAAAAGCCTGGTCTATTGGAA TTAACAGGTGTTAGCCAGCATGGTAGACCCACGATGAGTGGCCTAAATGATTACGACTACCAGAGCCTTGCATACTTAAAATCAGATAATGCACATAACCTAAAACAACTGCGAACTGTCACAAAATCTGCAATACCAAATGAAATTCTGGAACACTTTAAGC ATGTAAAATGTCATTGTAACATGGGGTTGTTTCCTGAAATTGGTCGCGCTTGGCTAACCATTGATTCTGAGATTTACATATGGACATATAATCAAACACGAGATGTTGCATACTATGATGGGTTAAGCCATTTGATTGTGAGCGTTGGATTGGTAAAGCCGAAGCCTGACGTCTTTGTGAAAGATGTTATGTATCTTTTAGTTTTGACGACACCTATAGAGGTAATTGTCTTGGGCGTCACATTTGGAGAGAATTCGTACAATGAAATGCAACTAATGAACAGGCCAATATTTGTGATTGGAACTGACAATGTATCAATCAGCGTCATAAAAGGAACAGACGACGGACGCATTTTTTTAGGTGGTCGTGATGGCTGCTTATATGAGGTGTTCTATCAGGCTGAAACTAGCTGGTTTGGAAAACGTTGCAAGAAGATAAACCTCTCCCAAAATCTCGTTTCTTACATGGTCCCGAGTTTTCTCAAAGTATTTTCG GAAGTTGATCCCATCCAGACTATTGCCATCGACAATAGTCGCAGACTGCTATATATTCTAACGGAAAATGGATCAATTGAGGCTTGGGATATCGGATCGAATTATGCAAATGTGCGAAGACTGTCTAAGATCACCCAAAGTGATATTACTAACAAAGCAGTCAGCTTGATTAC GACTGTTGACCCATCTATTTTTAAAGCTGTTAGGGCAATATGTCCCCTTATCGAAGATGAATCAAACAAGCTGCACCTTGTCGCTGTTACGCAGTGCGGCGTACGTCTGTATTTCTCCACCACATCGCTGAATACGCAACAGTCTTTTAACGCAACAACACCCTGCCCACAAACCGAATATTTCGGCAGTGGTCAGCCACCACTGTCAGCGGGAGTAGACGCGCCGAAGGGACTTTACTTACTCCATGTTCGACTTCCCCCGGGGTACACACCTAACGCAACAACCAATAAACCTAGGGAGGTACATGCAGCACACTACTCGGAGGAAACAATGTTAATGATTACGACTCAACAGCAAGATCAGGACATATTGTGGTCGGTTAGCTCTGTACCGTCAGTTAATCACACGTATCTCGTGGAATCAACAGCTCTGGAAAGCTTGGATGGCATTGTTTGGGGCTTAGCTGAGGTACACGATCCCTCTAGGCCTCTTCTTAATTCCCCTTTATACAAGGCACGCAACCCGCGCCGAGTCGCTTTGCTAACAAACCAAGGCACTCATATCATAGAGTTGCTAAAATCGCCAGACATACTGCTGCAGATCTTGTTGGCGTGCAATGGTCCGCATCATGAGGAAGTAAAAATGTTTTTCCAATCGCAAAATAAACGCGAGGCCTGTGCTACGTGTTTACTGATAGCCACTTCTGAAAAATATCGTGGTGGCGATATAGCGTTGTGGGCCACCCAGGCTTTTATGCTGTACGGCGGAGAACCATGCTTTCAAAATCAAAAGTTTTCGAATGCTAATAATCGTAACTTACCCAATCAAACATTGTCTTCGAATTCAGCCATAGGGACAGAGCGGTTGCCCATGTTCATGTCGACACCaatgcaaaataaatcaaCTCTCCCCTCTACGCAATATGCCGCATTTCAGTACAATCAGCATACAAGTCAAG CTGGGATTTTGCAGTCATCCCAGGCACTTGGTCAGGAAAATGCAGCGATAGTTTTTTCGTCAAAACATGACGGACTATACCTATATGTCTCCCGGATGTTGCGATCTATTTGGAAACTCAATTGTGTCGATGAAAATTTCTGCACCAAATTAGGTCCAGGCGATTGTGCATCCCTATTGTCCGACCTACGTTCATTGCGTAGTTTTCTGGAAGTGCATTCTGTGCATGATATTTCCT CCTCTACCCGAGTGCCTTTCGACAGTCAATTGGACAAAACGAATGGATACACAACAATGTTGATGGCCAACAGCCATTTGCCCATGTCGGATCAAAGGAGCATGACGGAGCAGGCTCAGGTTGAGGAAAAACGGTCGCTTTCAGCTTTGAACCTTTTTGTCA AGCATGCCTGTGAGGTCATATCCCTGTGGAGCATTCTGAATTCGCATTCATTTCAACACCTTTGTCTGCAGCTTAGTCCCGAGCACCAGAAGGTTCTGAGGTGTTGCACCTTTCGCGACTTGATGCTTACACGATCCGAAGTGTGCgcatttttaataatttcacTGATCAATCTATACCTCAAGGATAAAACTGGTGTATCGGAAGTATCAAAGAATTTACGTGAGCTATGCCCGAATCTGTATAGGCATGAGGATGCTGTTACATACAAGGCCACAGAGCTTCTAATGAGTGCTAAAAATTGCACCTCACCTGTGGAGAAGAAACAAAAGTTGAGAACAACGTTGCAAATGTGCAAGGAAGCGGCACCCACATTGCCGCTGCATAGCATTTGTCAACTTTTTATTTCCGTCGACTTTTTCGAGGGTGTAGTCGAACTGACAGCCATTTGTGCATCAAAGAGCGATCCTGAGGAAGTTGGAGTTCACTTCTATAACAACGACGAGCCGCCTGAAGACCGTGAAGGTTATTCATATTTTGTCACCCG GATGAACTATTACAAGGAGGTGCAACTTATGCTAGATCACGTCTACCAGGCTACCTGTAATAATACATCtattcaagatcaaacattacCGTATTATCTCTGCAACACTCCCGGATCTAATGTAGACCCTGGGGACAGCTGTAATGCTGAATACAAATCGAAGCCATCAATTTCAAAAATTGCTGCCCAGACTCTCCAAATAAAAGACCCTTTAATTCATGTAACTCTCTACGAATGGTTGCTCGCTCATGACATGTTAACTGAACTTTTGGAAGTGGTAGAGCCAACATTGGGAGAGTTTTTGCGCCGAAGTGTAACACGTAATCCGGATAATGTCATTTTAACCGATTTGCTTTGGAAGTATTATGAGAAGAATGGATACCATTCCCAGGCAGCAAAAATTTTGGATAATTTGGCAATGACACGCAGTGAAAACATAACTCTGGAACAACGCATTGACTATTTGGTTAGGGCCGTTATGTGTATGCGCAATGGGAACGTTGGCTCCTCTGTAACCAGTGGGATATTCTTAAAGGAACTAGAAGACAAG cTGGAAATAGCTCGAGTTCAAAAAGCGGTTCTTGTTGATATGACGGCGTTGGCACAAAAAAATCCAGACGCCACAATGGCCGTAAAAGAATTAAATTACTCACTATACGAAATCACACCATTATACCAGCGTTTTGCTGAGCCCTTTAATCTTTGGGAGTGCCAATTGTCGATACTTAATTGCTCCCATCACAACGATCCCTTGCTTATAGAGTCGGTGTGGGGTAACATAATCAGCAGCTTAGTAGAAGACCCAGGATCCACTCAGGACCGCACCAACAGGTTGTTCAGCAAAATTGAACTATTAGTGCGTGAATATGCTGAGTCGGGAGCTTGCTTCCCATTCGCTTTTTTGATAAGGGAGCTGGAAATTAAAGCTTGTCAGCTGCGTATGCCCGAAGGAACGGTCCCAGAAAAACTGGTAACCATGAACCTTGACCTGGAGTTAATTCTTGAATACTACTCAAG AATGATTTCAATGAATGAACGTGTCTGGGCAAATGAAGGCAACGAGTGGCACTTAATCCAATCCGCAATTCGTGTGGTATCTCTTCTTGCGGACAACGCCCATGCTATCTGGTACCGCTCAAA GAGACGAATTATTGGAAAGGCTCAGGACATAGTGGCTGCCTGCTTGAATATATGTTATCAGAAGCCAGACACAAATCGATTACAGCAGAGTCTTAAAGAGCTACAATGCAGATTGCAACGGCTGTTGGGTTAG
- the RpL9 gene encoding 60S ribosomal protein L9, whose translation MRTINSNQCVKIPKDIKASVKARVVTITGTRGVLKRSFKHLALDMYMSDKRTLKVEKWFGTKKELAAVRTVCSHIENMIKGVTFGFQYKMRAVYAHFPINCVTSENNTVIEIRNFLGEKYIRRVEMAPGVTVVNSTAQKDELIVEGNDIESVSGSAALIQQSTTVKNKDIRKFLDGLYVSEKTTVVKVES comes from the exons ATGCGGACGATCAACTCGAACCAGTGCGTGAAAATCCCCAAGGACATCAAGGCCTCGGTGAAGGCTCGAGTAGTAACCATTACCGGTACTCGCGGCGTCCTGAAACGTAGCTTCAAGCATTTGGCTTTGGACATGTATATGTCTGACAAACGTACGTTGAAAGTAGAGAAATGGTTTGGAACAAAGAAGGAGCTTGCGGCAGTACGTACCGTCTGCAGTCATATTGAGAATATGATTAAGG GAGTAACGTTTGGCTTTCAATACAAGATGCGTGCTGTCTATGCCCATTTCCCCATTAACTGTGTCACTTCCGAAAACAACACAGTTATTGAAATCAGGAACTTTTTGGGTGAAAAGTACATTCGCCGTGTAGAAATGGCACCTGGTGTGACTGTCGTGAACTCCACAGCCCAAAAAGACGAGCTTATCGTTGAGGGTAACGATATCGAGTCTGTATCTGGATCAGCAGCGCTCATTCAACAATCGACTACCGTCAAAAATAAGGATATTCGTAAATTCCTTGACGGCCTTTATGTCTCTGAGAAGACGACCGTAGTGAAGGTGGAATCTTAG